From Mycolicibacterium nivoides, a single genomic window includes:
- a CDS encoding MbtH family protein, which translates to MSINPFDDENGRFLVLINDEEQHSLWPTFADVPAGWKVVFGEADRAACLDYIEQNWPDIRPKSLRDRLAQSQGSDR; encoded by the coding sequence GTGAGCATCAACCCGTTTGACGACGAAAATGGCCGTTTTCTCGTCTTGATCAATGACGAGGAGCAACACAGTCTGTGGCCGACTTTCGCGGACGTGCCGGCCGGCTGGAAGGTGGTGTTCGGCGAAGCCGATCGCGCTGCGTGTCTGGACTATATCGAGCAGAACTGGCCGGATATCCGGCCGAAGAGCCTGCGTGATCGATTAGCGCAGAGCCAGGGGTCCGATCGGTAA